Genomic window (Fibrobacter sp. UWP2):
TTGAAAAAGCGATCCTCTTGTGACAAAAAGATTGGTAGGTCTGCAAACCGAGGCGAATTGAACGATTTCGTAGATAGCCTGTTGAGGCGTCGAACAGATGGTTCGGAACAGGATTTATTCTTGGTGGCCTTCTATCCTGCCGATCGTGTTGTGAAGGATGTTCCGCTACAAATTCATGACAGCGAAGCGTTGGACCCATTGGATGCCTTTGATGGTTTTAGGCGCGGAACGGAAAATTTCCATTCGCTCTTCAGATGGCTTCGCGAACGTGAAGACTTGGAAAACGAGAAACGTCGGGATGCGGGCGAAGGCTTTACGGGGGATGTTCAACTGAATGCATTCCGTACTGCAATTGAAGTTCTCCTGCCCGGTTACAGGAATTTTCGTGTAAAGCGGGATACGCTCTCTTTGATGGTTGAAAAGAACGGATCTTTACTGTCATTTGACTTGTTGCCGGAAGAAGAAATGAACTATGTGGCATTGATGTGCGACATTGCTCGAAGATTGACGATGGCGAATCCTGAGGCTTCAAGTCTGTTTGACAAGACCGCGATTGTCATGATAGACGAAATTGAGCTAAACACAAATCCTGAATTGCAATCGGGTTTGGTATCGCGCCTCAAGAAGGCTTTCCCGCAGGTTCAGTTCTTTTTGACTACGCAATCCCCGCGCATAGCAAAGGATTTGGACTGTTGTAGGGATTCTTTGCTTTTTAATATGGACGGAAAATGTTGAGAAAAATCGTAATTGAAAATCTGGGTGTGTTTAGGCATTTGTCGATGGAGTTCGCTCCGCGTCTGAATATTCTCTGCGGAACAAACGGAACAGGTAAGTCCTTTTTGTTGGATTCCGTGTGGTTTGCCTTGACGCATCGATGGCCCATCGAGCCCGTTACGTCTATCAAAAAAGCCAGAATTGAATGCATTGGGTCGGATTCGTCTGGTGACCATATGGATTACTCGGCTTCATTTGACCGTAGTGA
Coding sequences:
- a CDS encoding AAA family ATPase, which translates into the protein MIAKTLKIENFRGIRNLDLDFGESRMVAFTGLDSAAKSAVLTAMRYLLSWYVARLMSPMGRGIQIELDDIDGGDGFGYLEMTVQIPEFENRMVRWSLLKKRSSCDKKIGRSANRGELNDFVDSLLRRRTDGSEQDLFLVAFYPADRVVKDVPLQIHDSEALDPLDAFDGFRRGTENFHSLFRWLREREDLENEKRRDAGEGFTGDVQLNAFRTAIEVLLPGYRNFRVKRDTLSLMVEKNGSLLSFDLLPEEEMNYVALMCDIARRLTMANPEASSLFDKTAIVMIDEIELNTNPELQSGLVSRLKKAFPQVQFFLTTQSPRIAKDLDCCRDSLLFNMDGKC